A window of Candidatus Margulisiibacteriota bacterium contains these coding sequences:
- a CDS encoding 6-bladed beta-propeller: protein MLTSAIKITTIISSAIIIISCNSNKSQEMNRLDKIVDISGAVTSREKINLSEIVDSISFLILETNDHNMISSIDPIFMSDYIFNYNICFDKNGKYQNSIGTKGRGPLEEPFGVSRVVHIDGFYYSLGSKFIEYGLDGKPTGNVRVIHGGQENTIAEGRFSRISDFFQQGKTIFLYSFPDTLFFFNTDFDLTNSVSVAEPINIDHYTPPPIGRLTRFMTGYNDTTVFYNYINDTIYHIAEGRITPSRVVMIDPKYKIHRDFFYKYKELLIESERAWSSGRLDQCRLVEISDNRPLCMAVYETSRYLFFIMTTVINFPKQRGIEKGDIYVIYHDKSTGITRGSQANGFYDDILGLEYLMPLYGAFDDKIVKIVWPYEILDHIRICNENNIDVNPLLLDLSKIINEDGNPLLILGHLKN, encoded by the coding sequence ATGTTAACATCAGCAATAAAGATCACAACAATTATTTCCTCTGCAATCATCATTATTTCTTGCAACTCAAACAAATCTCAAGAAATGAATAGACTAGATAAGATAGTAGATATTAGTGGGGCCGTAACTTCAAGGGAGAAAATTAATCTGTCTGAAATAGTGGATAGTATTTCTTTTCTAATACTTGAAACAAATGACCATAATATGATAAGCAGCATTGACCCCATTTTTATGAGTGATTATATTTTTAATTATAATATCTGTTTCGACAAAAACGGGAAATATCAAAATAGCATAGGCACTAAAGGAAGAGGCCCACTGGAGGAGCCGTTTGGTGTTTCTAGAGTAGTCCATATTGATGGTTTTTATTATAGCTTAGGCAGTAAATTTATTGAATATGGATTAGATGGAAAACCTACCGGGAATGTAAGAGTAATACACGGAGGACAAGAAAACACTATCGCGGAAGGCCGCTTTTCTAGAATCTCCGATTTTTTTCAACAGGGAAAAACCATATTTCTGTATTCTTTTCCAGATACTCTCTTCTTTTTTAATACTGATTTTGATTTAACAAATTCTGTGTCAGTTGCAGAACCAATTAATATAGACCATTATACACCTCCTCCAATTGGAAGGCTAACACGTTTTATGACAGGCTATAATGACACTACGGTTTTCTACAACTATATCAATGACACAATTTATCATATTGCAGAGGGAAGAATTACTCCATCCAGAGTGGTAATGATTGATCCGAAATACAAAATCCACAGGGATTTTTTCTATAAATATAAAGAGTTATTGATAGAATCAGAAAGGGCTTGGTCAAGCGGAAGATTGGATCAATGCAGGTTGGTGGAGATATCCGATAATAGACCGTTATGCATGGCTGTATATGAGACATCACGATATCTTTTTTTTATAATGACAACTGTGATCAATTTCCCAAAACAAAGGGGGATAGAAAAAGGAGATATTTATGTCATCTATCACGATAAAAGCACAGGTATCACCAGAGGCAGCCAGGCAAATGGTTTTTATGACGACATTCTTGGGCTTGAGTATTTAATGCCTCTCTATGGAGCTTTTGATGATAAGATTGTTAAAATAGTCTGGCCATATGAAATTTTGGACCACATCAGAATTTGTAATGAGAATAATATTGATGTAAATCCTCTGCTGCTCGACTTATCTAAAATAATAAATGAGGATGGAAATCCCCTATTGATACTCGGTCATTTAAAAAATTAA
- a CDS encoding Arc family DNA binding domain-containing protein — protein sequence MAEKKSFVLRIDPETMKAIEKWAADEFRSINGQLEWIISKSLKDAGRLKKPRQDSSLG from the coding sequence ATGGCAGAGAAAAAATCATTTGTACTAAGAATAGACCCCGAAACCATGAAGGCTATCGAAAAGTGGGCTGCCGATGAATTCAGGAGCATCAACGGTCAGCTAGAGTGGATCATAAGCAAAAGCCTAAAAGATGCCGGCAGGTTGAAAAAACCCCGCCAAGATTCATCACTAGGATAA
- a CDS encoding SPFH domain-containing protein, which produces MKKETHIKVMNGYLLLSMTPLLLAGIFIFFANEHPLLGVLSLLLFIFISAGLFTISPNNSKVFLLFGAYMGSLKDNGFFWVAPFFLKPSVSLKARNFESERIKVNDKLGNPILISSILVWKVEDTYKAMFEVDNYEQFVKVQTDAAVRKLAGSFPYDQFEDEEASITLSSNFEDVSKHLEEEISERLKLAGLAVIEARIGYLAYSPEIAQAMLKRQQASAIIAARIKMVEGAVGMVEGALKLLSKKNIVELDEEKKAAMVSNLLVVLCGDRETSPVINTGTLNQ; this is translated from the coding sequence ATGAAAAAGGAAACTCACATTAAGGTTATGAACGGCTACCTGCTTCTTTCCATGACTCCTCTGCTGCTTGCTGGGATATTCATTTTTTTTGCTAATGAACATCCTCTGCTTGGAGTATTATCTTTACTGCTTTTCATATTTATTTCGGCAGGCCTGTTCACAATAAGTCCCAACAATTCCAAAGTATTCCTGCTCTTTGGTGCATACATGGGGTCTCTCAAAGATAATGGATTCTTTTGGGTTGCACCTTTCTTTTTAAAACCATCTGTATCATTGAAAGCCAGGAACTTCGAAAGCGAGCGTATCAAAGTCAACGACAAACTCGGCAATCCTATTTTAATCAGTTCTATCCTGGTTTGGAAGGTAGAAGATACATACAAAGCAATGTTTGAAGTAGACAACTATGAACAATTCGTTAAAGTTCAAACAGATGCAGCTGTAAGAAAATTGGCAGGATCTTTCCCTTACGACCAATTCGAAGACGAAGAAGCATCAATTACCCTCAGCTCTAATTTCGAAGATGTGAGTAAACACCTAGAAGAAGAAATATCCGAAAGGCTTAAATTAGCGGGACTTGCTGTAATTGAAGCACGTATTGGTTATCTTGCATACTCACCAGAAATTGCACAGGCAATGCTTAAGCGTCAACAGGCCTCAGCAATTATAGCAGCACGGATTAAAATGGTAGAAGGAGCCGTCGGTATGGTAGAAGGGGCACTAAAATTGCTCTCGAAAAAGAATATTGTCGAACTGGATGAAGAGAAAAAAGCTGCGATGGTAAGTAATTTATTGGTTGTACTTTGCGGAGACAGAGAAACCTCACCTGTTATCAATACCGGCACTCTGAATCAATAG
- a CDS encoding 6-bladed beta-propeller has protein sequence MKTNLFLCLLSSILIVGCNSSDDSYLIEFDVNKNYPVYDIKLSDVAEVKYIELKGLNTFWVNNDISAKILVCEDFILIGDRNSVESKLVLFDADGNFIRIIGTYGRGPGEFLEQFTFVVDTSAQKIIVHSIDQKLFIKFDFTGNMIDYHQINERFYQTAFINNQVIGYNYRSRYFSYISNTVKGSGVSLHAYDIGKFKPLSIGDIKYDRPYNGKIGLINNLTKVKDGCYITSFQSDTIYFVDSSLRIYPRFVNKRYSDDINISIFPVLEAEDYILFSTESEMNVECKRDMFMLRKRDNKIFRLSNNNSYALNYKAKLLNNELALNQFTLTQNHNIAAVLLPYELLQKNYSILTNDLKNIVDKMTDNSNPILVLITARTGSISCIN, from the coding sequence ATGAAAACCAACCTTTTTTTGTGTTTATTGAGTTCCATATTGATAGTAGGATGCAATAGTTCTGATGATAGTTATTTAATTGAATTTGATGTAAATAAAAATTATCCGGTGTATGATATTAAGTTGTCTGATGTTGCAGAGGTAAAGTATATTGAGCTAAAAGGGTTAAATACTTTCTGGGTTAACAATGATATTTCTGCCAAAATCTTAGTTTGTGAAGATTTCATTCTTATAGGAGATAGGAATAGTGTGGAATCTAAACTTGTTCTTTTTGATGCTGATGGGAATTTTATTCGGATAATTGGGACTTACGGACGTGGACCGGGTGAGTTTCTTGAACAATTCACTTTTGTGGTTGATACCTCTGCTCAAAAAATAATAGTGCATTCTATTGACCAAAAACTGTTTATCAAATTTGACTTTACAGGCAATATGATTGATTATCATCAGATAAATGAGCGTTTTTATCAAACAGCGTTTATAAATAATCAAGTTATTGGGTACAATTACCGGTCACGATACTTTAGTTACATTTCTAATACAGTCAAAGGCAGTGGCGTATCTCTTCATGCCTATGATATCGGTAAATTTAAACCACTATCCATTGGTGACATAAAATACGATAGACCATATAACGGTAAGATCGGGTTAATCAACAATCTTACAAAAGTCAAAGATGGGTGTTACATAACCAGCTTCCAGTCTGATACCATTTATTTTGTAGATAGTAGCCTTAGGATTTATCCTAGGTTCGTAAACAAAAGGTATTCAGATGATATTAATATTTCAATCTTCCCAGTGCTGGAAGCAGAAGATTATATCTTGTTCAGTACGGAATCCGAGATGAACGTCGAATGTAAACGAGATATGTTTATGCTGAGGAAAAGGGACAACAAAATTTTCCGACTCAGCAACAACAACTCCTACGCCCTCAACTATAAAGCCAAACTCCTTAACAACGAATTAGCCCTAAATCAATTCACCCTTACTCAAAATCACAACATCGCAGCAGTACTGTTGCCCTACGAGCTCCTTCAAAAAAACTACAGCATATTAACAAATGACCTAAAGAACATAGTCGACAAAATGACAGATAACAGCAACCCAATTCTAGTTCTAATCACAGCACGCACAGGTAGTATCTCTTGTATAAACTAA